From Mycoplasma sp. 2045, a single genomic window includes:
- a CDS encoding M13 family metallopeptidase — MSKPRLEDNFYEYVNYEWLNTATIPSDRSSMSAFGELDIKLEKLLKDLTVQWANGQKELPNDPMMKQYVEFYKMIIDKDKRKEIGIKPAKDFLKNIEELKSFDQLASNFDYFNNRYVSLPLSFGVGEDFKNNKLQVLWLDEFSLILPSKETYENEQEANRLMTVWINMVFDLLQKYGFDERKSNDLINKAIAFDLKIKDYVLSDVQKADYVSLYNPKEISWYTDKSSIFNIPNIAEQLVGQKVEMIPCSNVKFIENLNNIFNSETFEEYKALFFIKNLIFAASYLDEETRIKATEFKNAIYSIQKPRDLEMFAYDLATKYFKEPLGMYYAKHFFGEKAKKDVEHMVANMIEVYKKNLEENTWLSKETIKKAITKLNKLGVMVGYPEIIRPFYKDFVVKTYEQGSNILENVLFFESIKTQYNLSQYNQLKNDKYWSMSPAEINAYFNPFANHIVFPAAILQAPYYDINQSSSANYGGIGAVIAHEISHAFDNNGSQFDENGSLNNWWTDDDRVKFDEKIAAVIKLYDGKETKYGKVNGKLTVSENIADIGGVSCAFEAAKLENDFNPKNFFENWARVWRMIITEGSAKRRLESDVHSPSEIRGNVVLLNNPDFTKTYNLKENDQMFLPEEEQIKIW; from the coding sequence ATGTCAAAACCTAGATTAGAAGATAATTTTTATGAATACGTTAATTATGAATGATTAAATACTGCCACAATTCCATCAGATAGATCATCAATGTCAGCATTCGGTGAATTAGATATTAAATTAGAAAAATTACTTAAAGACTTAACAGTTCAGTGAGCTAATGGTCAAAAAGAATTACCTAATGATCCTATGATGAAGCAGTATGTTGAATTTTACAAAATGATTATTGATAAAGATAAAAGAAAAGAAATCGGAATAAAACCGGCTAAAGATTTTCTTAAAAATATTGAAGAATTAAAATCATTTGATCAACTTGCTTCAAATTTTGATTACTTTAATAATAGATATGTATCTTTACCTTTATCTTTTGGTGTTGGAGAAGATTTTAAAAATAATAAATTACAAGTTTTATGACTTGATGAATTTAGCTTAATTTTACCTTCAAAAGAAACATATGAAAATGAACAAGAAGCAAATAGATTAATGACTGTATGAATTAATATGGTTTTTGATTTATTACAAAAATACGGATTTGATGAAAGAAAATCAAATGATTTAATTAATAAAGCTATTGCTTTTGATTTAAAAATTAAAGATTATGTTCTTTCAGATGTTCAAAAGGCTGATTATGTTTCATTATACAACCCTAAAGAAATTTCATGATATACCGATAAAAGTTCAATTTTTAATATTCCAAACATTGCAGAGCAATTAGTAGGCCAAAAAGTTGAAATGATACCTTGTTCAAACGTTAAATTTATTGAAAACTTAAACAATATTTTCAATAGCGAAACATTCGAAGAATACAAAGCATTATTCTTTATTAAAAACTTAATTTTTGCAGCTTCATATTTAGATGAAGAAACAAGAATTAAAGCAACAGAATTTAAAAATGCAATTTACTCAATCCAAAAACCAAGAGATTTAGAAATGTTCGCTTATGATTTAGCTACTAAATATTTCAAAGAACCATTAGGTATGTACTATGCAAAACATTTCTTTGGAGAGAAAGCCAAAAAAGATGTAGAACATATGGTCGCTAATATGATTGAAGTCTATAAGAAAAACTTGGAAGAAAACACATGATTATCAAAAGAAACAATTAAAAAAGCAATTACTAAATTGAACAAATTAGGTGTTATGGTTGGATACCCAGAAATCATCAGACCATTTTACAAAGATTTTGTTGTTAAGACCTATGAGCAAGGATCAAACATTTTAGAAAATGTTTTATTCTTCGAATCAATTAAGACTCAATATAACTTATCGCAATACAATCAATTAAAGAATGATAAGTATTGATCAATGTCTCCTGCAGAAATTAATGCTTACTTTAATCCATTTGCAAATCACATTGTTTTCCCTGCTGCAATTTTACAAGCTCCTTATTATGATATTAATCAATCTTCATCTGCAAATTATGGAGGAATTGGAGCAGTTATTGCTCACGAAATCTCACATGCATTTGACAACAACGGTTCACAATTTGATGAAAATGGAAGCTTAAACAACTGATGAACTGATGATGATAGAGTAAAATTTGACGAAAAAATTGCCGCTGTTATTAAGTTGTATGATGGTAAAGAAACTAAATATGGAAAAGTTAATGGAAAACTAACAGTTTCTGAAAACATTGCTGATATCGGTGGAGTTTCATGTGCCTTTGAAGCAGCTAAACTTGAAAATGACTTTAATCCAAAAAACTTCTTCGAAAACTGAGCTAGAGTTTGAAGAATGATTATCACGGAAGGAAGCGCAAAAAGAAGATTGGAATCTGACGTTCACTCACCTTCAGAAATACGTGGAAATGTTGTTTTATTAAACAATCCAGATTTCACAAAAACTTATAACTTAAAAGAAAACGATCAAATGTTTTTACCTGAAGAAGAACAAATCAAAATTTGATAG
- a CDS encoding MAG6790 family protein, with amino-acid sequence MYKYKAKLVASGEVIAQANTIDELEGQIKGFRRGQKHGLHTKGNEKIEIFHIERNNLEGKSHSKEVSVKVV; translated from the coding sequence ATGTACAAATACAAAGCAAAATTAGTAGCTAGTGGTGAAGTTATTGCACAAGCTAACACAATTGACGAATTAGAAGGTCAAATTAAAGGATTTCGCCGTGGTCAAAAACACGGATTACACACTAAGGGAAATGAAAAAATTGAAATATTCCATATAGAAAGAAACAATTTGGAAGGTAAATCACATTCTAAAGAAGTTTCAGTTAAAGTTGTTTAA
- a CDS encoding IS1634 family transposase: MKYNLCRKKQNGKYYLVLAISKGFKKGYGSQVGLGYWEDLKEKYNLSKIEDIRPIAAKIDVNLDKKDAKAHFFELLAPTSVKTSVQNIGIDLIYKVIKELDLFSVLTENRHKSLEEVLEFVIGTRIILPRSYSSQFKNKNDFINKVDVQKSSIYNYLDTVLENKNAILKNLFNKMNELTNRKNNIMHFDNTTVYFESFTREGVRQRGFSKDGKHDEDQIVIAMAVDSNGIPLHYKVFPGNTADCKTMIDFLVEMKKLYGISNPVIVADRGINNNANLRFLEQKGFRYIFQKRIDTLNEESRRFIVKDKDYMFDNQIFSKERYVDSIWNKKRFNGQMRKQIVYFSPAKQTLDKLKRLNFLTKIDKKSTNREICLSDLVPEYKKKYMDVEGKTTAKLNYEKIRKIADQDGFYMIETNIMDLTAEKANEIYKQQWKVEDNFRMLKSALQIRPVYVHKENHILAHVLLCFLALVTIKYCLYKLKKYYENNGEIQRISIDLLVDSLRMMTITRKEVNGQIIQEIINDLDPHHQENIKIYRDFIACIG; the protein is encoded by the coding sequence ATGAAATACAACTTATGCAGAAAAAAACAAAACGGAAAATACTATTTAGTCTTAGCAATTTCAAAAGGTTTTAAAAAAGGTTACGGAAGCCAAGTAGGTTTAGGTTATTGAGAAGACTTAAAAGAAAAATACAATTTATCAAAAATTGAGGATATAAGACCGATTGCAGCTAAAATTGATGTTAATCTAGACAAAAAAGATGCTAAAGCACATTTTTTTGAACTATTAGCTCCAACTTCTGTAAAAACAAGTGTTCAAAATATTGGTATTGATTTGATTTACAAAGTGATTAAGGAACTGGATTTATTTAGCGTTTTAACGGAAAACAGACATAAATCATTGGAAGAAGTTCTTGAATTTGTTATTGGGACTCGCATCATTTTGCCAAGAAGTTATTCTTCACAGTTTAAAAACAAGAATGACTTCATCAACAAAGTTGATGTACAAAAATCTTCAATTTACAACTATCTTGACACTGTTTTGGAGAATAAAAACGCAATTTTGAAAAATTTATTTAACAAAATGAATGAATTAACCAATAGAAAAAACAATATTATGCACTTTGACAACACAACTGTTTATTTTGAAAGTTTTACAAGGGAGGGAGTTAGACAAAGAGGATTTTCAAAAGATGGCAAGCATGATGAAGACCAAATTGTAATTGCTATGGCAGTTGATAGTAATGGTATTCCCCTTCACTATAAAGTTTTCCCAGGAAACACAGCAGATTGCAAAACAATGATTGATTTTCTTGTAGAAATGAAAAAACTTTATGGTATTTCGAATCCAGTAATTGTTGCTGATAGAGGTATAAATAACAATGCTAACTTACGTTTTTTAGAACAAAAAGGTTTTAGATATATTTTCCAAAAAAGAATTGACACATTAAATGAAGAAAGCAGAAGATTTATTGTGAAAGACAAAGACTATATGTTTGACAATCAAATCTTTTCAAAAGAAAGATACGTTGATTCGATTTGAAATAAGAAGAGATTTAATGGACAAATGAGAAAGCAAATTGTTTACTTTAGCCCTGCGAAACAAACACTTGATAAACTTAAAAGGTTAAATTTCTTAACAAAAATAGACAAAAAATCAACAAATCGTGAAATTTGCTTAAGTGATCTTGTTCCTGAATATAAGAAAAAATATATGGATGTTGAAGGAAAAACAACAGCCAAATTAAATTATGAAAAGATCAGAAAAATAGCTGATCAAGATGGTTTTTATATGATTGAAACCAACATTATGGACTTAACAGCTGAAAAAGCAAACGAGATTTACAAGCAACAGTGAAAAGTTGAAGACAATTTTAGAATGTTAAAATCTGCCTTACAAATTAGACCGGTATATGTTCATAAAGAAAATCATATTTTAGCTCATGTTTTATTATGTTTTTTAGCATTAGTTACTATTAAATACTGTCTTTACAAGTTGAAAAAATATTACGAAAACAACGGCGAAATTCAAAGAATATCAATTGATTTATTAGTTGATTCATTAAGAATGATGACAATCACTAGAAAAGAAGTGAATGGTCAAATCATTCAAGAAATAATTAATGATTTAGATCCACATCATCAGGAAAATATCAAAATTTATAGAGATTTTATAGCATGCATTGGTTAA